One Arthrobacter sp. StoSoilB19 DNA window includes the following coding sequences:
- a CDS encoding MBL fold metallo-hydrolase, protein MESLRYDLPALTIRSISVSAMDNNVYLLTAKESGAQLLIDAADDLPAIQQLLADGAADTSATPRLALVATTHQHWDHVRALKGLVEATGARTAAGADDADALPVPVDVRLGHGDVGNFDGFDVTAVHLRGHTPGSIAFVYQDPDGPAHIFSGDSLFPGGVGNTQKDPGRFTQLLSDVTERLFNAYPDSAVVHPGHGKPTTLGAERPHLEEWRARGW, encoded by the coding sequence ATGGAATCACTTCGCTACGACCTGCCGGCCCTGACCATCCGCAGCATCTCCGTCAGTGCGATGGACAACAACGTGTACCTGCTGACCGCCAAGGAAAGCGGGGCACAGCTGCTGATTGACGCCGCTGACGATCTCCCTGCCATCCAGCAGCTGCTCGCGGACGGCGCTGCGGACACATCGGCCACTCCGCGCCTGGCGCTGGTCGCAACCACGCACCAGCACTGGGACCATGTCCGGGCGCTCAAGGGGCTGGTGGAGGCCACCGGCGCGCGGACAGCCGCCGGAGCGGACGACGCCGATGCGTTGCCGGTTCCCGTGGACGTGCGGCTTGGCCACGGGGACGTCGGCAATTTCGACGGCTTCGACGTGACCGCCGTGCACCTGCGCGGGCACACGCCCGGCTCGATCGCTTTTGTCTACCAGGATCCGGACGGCCCCGCCCACATCTTCTCCGGCGACTCGCTGTTCCCGGGCGGAGTGGGCAACACGCAGAAGGATCCCGGCCGGTTCACCCAGCTCCTGTCCGATGTCACGGAGCGGCTGTTCAACGCCTACCCGGACAGCGCCGTGGTGCACCCGGGGCACGGCAAGCCCACCACGCTGGGCGCCGAGCGGCCGCATCTGGAAGAGTGGCGCGCCCGCGGCTGGTAG
- a CDS encoding class I SAM-dependent methyltransferase yields MSEQPGRRQETQHEETHRHHGNDGGGAPEGGGGGIDPAAAWDERYRTKARLWSGKPNPQLVREAGGLRPGKALELGCGEGADAIWLAQQGWSVTAVDVSAVALERAHSHELAELARESVRASNGDIASRITWQLADLTQWQPGTSYELVTSQFLHSQELDWRIPLRTAASAVKPGGTLLVVGHHPHRLPPWGNDHHQHLDMFYTGDDVVRELKLNGPGWQIEVLTSRERPVTGPEGQEATIADVVLRATRLP; encoded by the coding sequence ATGAGCGAACAGCCGGGCCGACGCCAGGAGACGCAGCACGAGGAGACCCACCGGCATCACGGGAACGACGGCGGCGGCGCGCCGGAAGGGGGCGGCGGCGGCATCGATCCCGCAGCGGCATGGGACGAGCGGTACCGCACCAAGGCGCGGCTTTGGAGCGGAAAGCCGAACCCGCAGCTGGTCCGGGAAGCCGGCGGACTGCGTCCGGGCAAGGCGCTGGAACTGGGATGCGGCGAAGGCGCCGACGCCATTTGGCTTGCCCAGCAGGGCTGGTCCGTGACCGCCGTCGACGTTTCCGCCGTCGCCCTGGAACGGGCGCATTCCCACGAACTGGCGGAGCTGGCGCGGGAAAGCGTACGCGCGTCCAATGGCGACATCGCCAGCCGGATCACCTGGCAACTGGCGGACCTGACGCAGTGGCAACCCGGCACTTCCTATGAACTGGTGACGTCCCAGTTCCTGCATTCCCAGGAACTGGACTGGCGGATCCCGCTGCGCACGGCTGCCTCCGCCGTCAAGCCCGGCGGAACCCTGCTGGTGGTGGGCCACCACCCGCACCGGCTGCCGCCCTGGGGCAACGACCACCACCAGCACCTGGACATGTTCTACACGGGTGATGACGTGGTCCGCGAACTGAAGCTCAACGGCCCCGGGTGGCAGATCGAGGTCCTCACCAGCAGGGAGCGGCCGGTGACCGGGCCGGAGGGGCAGGAGGCGACCATTGCCGACGTCGTCCTGCGCGCCACCCGCCTGCCCTAG
- a CDS encoding MFS transporter: MRDSTLPAAHPATGIFRPPYFWVTIGTCALVFLAAFESLAVTTIMPLVSRELNGGSLYALAFAGPLATGVIGMVGAGNWSDRRGPAMPLYTSVALFVAGLLIAGTSSSMPVLVAGRLVQGLGGGALTVALYVLVARFFPGPLHPRIFAAFSAAWVVPSLVGPFAAGVVAQVFSWHWVFLGVVGLVIPALAMIAPVLRGLAEREKTGAPDNTAPPWAPGRLGWAALAALAVLGLNLSADVSIPAFPAATALLASAAVVLALVAVRPLVPAGTLTARRGLPSVILARGLASASFFGAEVYLPYLLIDRYEFPPTLAGLTLTGGALAWAGAAAVQGRLGSRLPDLRAVRVGSLMVLAAVLLALATTALHWPAAVAIAGWVLAGGGMGLLYPRLSVMTLALSTKENEGFNSSAMSISDSLGGALSLATTGLVFAAFTTAAQSFAGVFAFTAAIGVAAALVAPRVTAGKPAGN, translated from the coding sequence GTGCGCGACTCCACCCTCCCGGCCGCCCATCCCGCCACCGGGATCTTCCGGCCCCCGTACTTCTGGGTCACCATCGGCACCTGCGCCCTGGTGTTCCTGGCCGCCTTCGAATCCCTTGCCGTGACCACCATCATGCCCTTGGTCAGCCGGGAACTGAACGGCGGAAGCCTCTACGCCCTGGCCTTTGCGGGACCCCTGGCAACCGGCGTGATCGGCATGGTGGGCGCCGGAAACTGGTCCGACCGCCGCGGCCCGGCCATGCCGCTCTACACCTCCGTGGCACTGTTCGTGGCCGGCCTGCTGATCGCGGGCACCTCAAGCTCCATGCCCGTGCTGGTTGCCGGCCGGCTGGTCCAGGGGCTCGGCGGCGGCGCCCTCACCGTGGCGCTTTACGTGCTGGTGGCGCGGTTCTTTCCCGGGCCGCTGCACCCCAGGATCTTCGCCGCATTCTCGGCCGCCTGGGTGGTTCCCTCGCTGGTGGGGCCCTTCGCCGCCGGCGTCGTGGCCCAGGTCTTCAGCTGGCACTGGGTGTTTCTGGGTGTGGTTGGCCTGGTCATTCCGGCGCTGGCAATGATCGCCCCGGTACTGCGGGGGCTTGCAGAGCGCGAAAAGACAGGAGCGCCGGATAACACTGCTCCGCCCTGGGCCCCCGGACGCCTGGGGTGGGCGGCGCTGGCCGCGCTCGCCGTGCTGGGCCTGAACCTTTCCGCCGACGTCAGCATCCCCGCTTTTCCCGCCGCCACGGCACTCCTGGCGTCCGCCGCCGTCGTCCTTGCCTTGGTGGCTGTCCGGCCCCTGGTGCCCGCCGGTACCCTCACAGCCCGCCGCGGGCTGCCGAGCGTGATCCTGGCGCGGGGCCTCGCCTCGGCGTCGTTCTTCGGCGCCGAGGTCTATCTGCCCTACCTGCTGATCGACCGGTACGAATTCCCGCCCACCCTGGCGGGCCTGACCCTCACCGGGGGTGCGCTGGCCTGGGCCGGTGCCGCCGCTGTCCAGGGCCGGCTGGGCTCCCGGCTCCCGGATCTCCGCGCCGTCCGGGTGGGGTCGCTCATGGTCCTGGCGGCCGTGCTCCTGGCCCTGGCCACCACCGCGCTGCACTGGCCGGCCGCCGTCGCCATCGCCGGCTGGGTCCTGGCGGGCGGCGGCATGGGCCTGCTCTACCCGCGCCTGAGCGTGATGACCCTGGCGCTGTCCACCAAGGAGAACGAAGGCTTCAACAGCTCCGCCATGTCCATCTCCGATTCCCTCGGCGGGGCATTGTCGCTCGCCACCACAGGGCTCGTCTTCGCAGCCTTTACGACGGCGGCCCAGTCCTTCGCGGGCGTCTTCGCCTTCACCGCGGCCATCGGCGTCGCCGCGGCATTGGTGGCACCCCGCGTCACCGCCGGGAAGCCCGCGGGGAACTAG
- a CDS encoding antibiotic biosynthesis monooxygenase has translation MPAIVHFEVQIDPAHRENAAKYLSETLAATRAWPGNQGIEALVDDADPCHILVVETWATTQDHDDYAAWRRTPEGKSALHEVLAAPPSKQVYSTTLPLDL, from the coding sequence ATGCCTGCCATCGTCCACTTCGAAGTCCAGATCGACCCCGCCCACCGCGAGAACGCCGCGAAGTACCTGTCCGAAACGCTGGCCGCCACCCGGGCGTGGCCCGGCAACCAGGGCATCGAAGCGCTGGTGGATGACGCCGACCCCTGCCACATCCTGGTGGTGGAAACCTGGGCCACCACGCAGGACCATGACGACTACGCGGCCTGGCGGAGAACACCGGAAGGCAAGAGCGCGCTGCATGAGGTCCTGGCCGCGCCGCCATCCAAGCAGGTCTACTCGACCACCCTGCCGCTGGACCTGTAG
- a CDS encoding DEAD/DEAH box helicase produces MTTFAALGTPKALADTLSAQGIVEPFPIQVKTLPDTLSGRDVLGRGRTGSGKTIAFAIPLVARLAEREAKHFRKPGRPMGLVLAPTRELATQINATIEPLAKAAGLNTTVIYGGISQARQEKALRAGVDIVIACPGRLEDLIRQRILTLEAVEITVLDEADHMADLGFLPVVKKLMDMTPSQGQRLLFSATLDNGVDKIVQRYLSNPLTHSVDDPQAAVTTMEHHVLVVNDQTVKKQLIVELASGAGRRVLFMRTKHHARKLAKTLTDAGIPAVDLHGNLSQNARDRNLAEFSNGDVRVLVATDVAARGVHVDDVELVIHVDPPTEHKAYLHRSGRTARAGSDGTVVTLTLPEQQSDVKKLMKAAGVDVNFERVTANSPLVADLVGEIADKVDPRTRAALMAAKAPRQGGGTSTGANAERKRARRQAAPSAGGRGGRGGRGKVSAEPARTDVPRAERRAVAFEGRTEARAAFDRNAEQNEDRAVAAAAARRNARGRGTASTHRNDVPAAGGRSSAGRGSDGRAAEGRGDSRITRSDAPRGGTGRPASGGRPAGGGQRSGRPATGQRAAAGASGQRSGAGATGGSKAVWSSNTGGTSGGSYSAGNGGGSGRPARSGPRRASAPASNERRGR; encoded by the coding sequence ATGACAACTTTTGCTGCCCTCGGTACTCCCAAGGCCCTTGCAGACACCCTTTCCGCCCAGGGAATTGTTGAACCGTTCCCCATCCAGGTGAAGACCCTTCCGGACACGCTGTCCGGTCGTGACGTCCTGGGCCGCGGCCGGACCGGATCCGGCAAGACCATCGCTTTCGCCATCCCGCTTGTAGCAAGACTCGCTGAGCGGGAAGCCAAGCACTTCCGCAAACCCGGCCGCCCCATGGGCCTGGTCCTGGCACCCACCCGTGAACTGGCAACCCAGATCAACGCCACCATCGAGCCGCTGGCCAAGGCCGCCGGCCTGAACACCACCGTGATCTACGGCGGCATCTCCCAGGCCCGCCAGGAAAAGGCGCTGCGTGCCGGCGTCGACATCGTCATCGCCTGCCCAGGCCGCCTGGAGGACCTGATCCGCCAGCGCATCCTGACCCTGGAGGCAGTGGAGATCACGGTCCTGGACGAGGCCGACCACATGGCCGACCTCGGCTTCCTGCCCGTGGTCAAGAAGCTCATGGACATGACCCCCAGCCAGGGCCAGCGCCTGCTCTTCTCCGCCACCCTGGACAACGGCGTGGACAAGATCGTCCAGCGCTACCTGTCCAACCCGCTCACCCACTCTGTGGACGACCCGCAGGCCGCGGTGACCACCATGGAGCACCACGTGCTGGTGGTCAACGACCAGACCGTCAAGAAGCAGCTGATCGTTGAGCTCGCTTCGGGTGCCGGCCGCCGCGTCCTGTTCATGCGGACCAAGCACCACGCCCGCAAGCTGGCCAAGACCTTGACCGACGCCGGCATCCCCGCCGTCGACCTGCACGGCAACCTGTCGCAGAACGCCCGCGACCGCAACCTCGCCGAGTTCTCCAACGGCGACGTCCGCGTCCTGGTGGCCACCGACGTCGCTGCCCGCGGTGTCCACGTCGACGACGTCGAACTGGTCATCCACGTGGACCCGCCCACCGAGCACAAGGCGTACCTGCACCGTTCCGGCCGCACCGCGCGTGCCGGCTCCGACGGCACCGTGGTCACGCTGACCCTCCCGGAGCAGCAGTCCGACGTCAAGAAACTCATGAAGGCTGCCGGCGTCGACGTGAACTTTGAGCGCGTCACGGCAAACTCCCCGCTCGTGGCCGACCTGGTGGGCGAGATCGCCGACAAGGTCGACCCCCGCACCCGCGCCGCTCTGATGGCCGCCAAGGCTCCCCGCCAGGGCGGCGGCACCTCCACCGGTGCCAATGCTGAGCGCAAGCGTGCACGCCGCCAGGCTGCACCGTCTGCCGGTGGGCGCGGCGGCCGGGGCGGACGCGGCAAGGTTTCGGCCGAACCGGCCCGCACCGATGTTCCCCGCGCCGAGCGCCGGGCCGTGGCCTTCGAGGGCCGCACGGAAGCCCGCGCGGCATTCGACCGCAATGCCGAGCAAAATGAGGACCGCGCGGTGGCAGCAGCCGCTGCCCGCCGCAACGCCCGTGGCCGTGGTACCGCTTCGACCCACCGCAACGACGTCCCCGCAGCAGGTGGCCGCTCATCGGCCGGCCGCGGTTCGGACGGCCGTGCAGCAGAGGGCCGGGGCGATTCCCGGATCACCCGCAGCGACGCACCGCGCGGCGGCACCGGCCGTCCGGCTTCAGGCGGACGCCCCGCCGGCGGCGGCCAGCGCAGCGGCCGCCCCGCAACCGGCCAGCGTGCAGCAGCGGGGGCATCCGGCCAGCGCTCAGGTGCGGGTGCAACCGGCGGCAGCAAGGCTGTCTGGTCCTCCAACACCGGTGGAACCTCAGGCGGCTCCTACAGTGCAGGCAATGGCGGCGGCTCCGGCCGTCCGGCCCGCAGCGGCCCGCGCCGCGCGTCCGCCCCGGCGTCGAACGAACGCCGCGGCCGCTAG